In one Balaenoptera musculus isolate JJ_BM4_2016_0621 chromosome 2, mBalMus1.pri.v3, whole genome shotgun sequence genomic region, the following are encoded:
- the DISP2 gene encoding protein dispatched homolog 2 isoform X4, whose amino-acid sequence MDGGSGSGSNDPAPGPGPEGEQRPEGEPLAPDGSSPDRSQSKAVAPEASPERSCALHSCPLEDPSSSSGPPPATSTLHPVGPSSPLAPAHFTYPRAPQEYRGGSSLPGLGDRAALCSHGSSLSPSPAPSQHDGAWKPASVQHHVVSVSYSQLIAEWPVAVLLLCLAVILLCTLAGLLGGQLPDFSKPLLGFEPRDTDIGRKLVVWRALQSVTGPKKLLSLSPDLELNSSNPHTTLSPTPWSSAQEGMVRPWRMVEPLEARGQESFFCGPPGPGPGAKGVSSGWCVAEKSYAQLVFMSTSAGSLWNLHAIHSMCRMEQDQVRSHTSFGALCQRTAANECCPSWSLGNYVAVLSNRSSCLDTTQADAARTLALLRACALYYHRGALVPSCLGPGKDKPPRCAQVPTKCSRSSAVYQLLHFLLDRDFLSPQTADYQVPSLKYSLLFLPTPKGASMMGIYLDRLAVPWGLSDNYTSITGMDLGLKQELLRHYLAQDTVYPLLALAAIFLSIALYLRSLFLTLMVLLGVLGSLLLAFFLYRVAFRMAYFPFVNLAALVLLSSVCANHTLIFFDLWRLSKSQLPSGGLAQRVGRTMHHFGYLLLVSGLTTGAAFYASYLSRLPAIRCFALYMGTAVLAHLALTLAWLPSSAVLHERYLARGCAARARGPWGGSAPRRLALALHRRLRGLRRAAASTSRLLFQRLLPCGVIKFRYIWICWFAALAAGGAYIAGVSPRLRLPTLPPPRGQVFRPSHPFERFDAEYRQQFLFERLPQGEGGHMPVVLVWGILPVDTGDPLDPRSNSSLVSDPAFSASSPEAQRWLLALCQGARNQSFFGAQPEGWPTLCFVEALRRWMESPGCARLGPGLCCGHSGFPWAPQLFLHCLKMMALEQGPESTRDLGARFNTQGGLAALVLQFQTNFQYSPDYSQAHHFYTEVSYWLAAELGRAPPGLRRGWFTSRLELYSLQHSLSTEPAVVLGLALALAFATLLLGTWNVPLSLFSVAAVAGTVLLTVGLLVLLEWQLNTAEALFLSASVGLSVDFTVNYCISYHLCPHPDRLSRVAFSLRQTSCATAVGAAALFAAGVLMLPASVLLYRKLGIVLMMVKCVSCGFASFFFQSLCCFFGPEKNCGQILWPCAHLPWDAGTGEPGGEKAGRQRPGPVGGAPGSCPEQYELQPLARRRSPSFDTSTATSKLSHRPSVLSEDLQLHDGPCCSRLPPAPTSPRELFLDHQALFSQCPALQTSSPYKQAGPSPKTRARQDSQGQKAEPVQASPEAPARSPKPKPQVAEPPDCLCSSASTLEGLSVSDETCLSTSEPSARVPDSMGASPEDLDETEQTVPERGQLNGKRDTLWLALRETVYDPSLPASHQSSSSWKGRGGPGDGSPVMLPNSQPDLPDVWVRRPSTHTSGYSS is encoded by the exons ATGGACGGCGGTAGCGGCAGCGGCAGCAACGATCCGGCTCCCGGCCCGGGTCCGGAAGGGGAGCAGCGGCCCGAGGGGGAGCCTTTGGCTCCAGACGGCAGCTCCCCGGACAG gtCCCAGAGCAAGGCTGTGGCCCCTGAGGCAAGCCCAGAGAGAAGCTGCGCCCTCCACAGCTGCCCCCTTGAGGACCCTTCCAGTTCCTCGGGACCCCCACCAGCAACTTCCACCCTCCATCCTGTGGGCCCATCCAGCCCCTTGGCCCCTGCCCACTTTACCTATCCCCGGGCACCACAGGAATACCGGGGGGGCAGCTCCCTTCCAGGGCTTGGGGACCGGGCAGCGCTGTGCTCCCATGGCTCCAGCCTcagcccttccccagccccctcaCAGCATGATGGGGCCTGGAAGCCAGCATCTGTGCAGCACCACGTGGTCAGCGTCAG cTATTCCCAGCTGATTGCTGAGTGGCCAGTGGCCGTGCTGCTGCTGTGTCTGGCTGTCATCCTCCTCTGCACCCTGGCTGGACTGCTGGGGGGCCAGCTACCCGATTTCTCCAAGCCCTTACTG gGCTTTGAGCCTCGGGACACGGATATTGGGCGCAAGCTAGTGGTCTGGAGAGCGCTGCAGTCCGTCACAGGCCCCAAGAAGCTGCTTTCCCTTTCTCCAGACCTTGAGCTGAACAG CTCAAACCCCCATACCACTCTGAGCCCCACACCCTGGAGCAGTGCCCAGGAGGGCATGGTCCGGCCTTGGAGGATGGTGGAGCCCCTGGAGGCCAGAGGGCAAGAGAGCTTCTTCTGTGGCCCCCCTG GCCCAGGACCTGGGGCCAAAGGGGTGAGCTCTGGGTGGTGTGTTGCAGAGAAGAGCTATGCACAGCTGGTGTTCATGTCCACCTCAGCGGGCAGCCTGTGGAACCTGCACGCCATCCATTCCATGTGTCGCATGGAACAGGATCAG GTCCGCTCCCATACCAGCTTTGGGGCTCTGTGCCAGCGTACAGCAGCCAACGAGTGCTGCCCCAGTTGGTCCCTGGGCAACTATGTGGCCGTGCTCTCCAATCGCTCCTCCTGCCTGGACACTACTCAAGCCGACGCAGCCCGCACGCTGGCCCTGCTGCGGGCCTGTGCCCTCTACTATCACCGTGGTGCCCTGGTGCCCTCTTGTCTGGGACCCGGGAAGGACAAGCCCCCACGCTGTGCCCAGGTTCCCACCAAGTGCTCCCGGAGCAGTGCTGTCTACCAACTCCTGCACTTCCTGCTGGACAGGGACTTTCTGAGTCCCCAGACGGCTGACTACCAGGTGCCCTCCCTCAAGTACAGCCTGCTCTTCCTGCCCACCCCGAAGGGTGCCTCCATGATGGGCATCTACCTGGACCGCCTAGCCGTGCCCTGGGGGCTCTCCGACAACTACACGTCCATCACTGGCATGGACCTGGGCCTCAAGCAGGAGCTGCTGAGGCACTACCTGGCCCAGGATACGGTGTACCCCTTGCTGGCCCTGGCCGCCATCTTCCTCAGCATCGCCCTCTACCTGCGCTCCCTCTTCCTCACACTCATGGTGCTACTGGGGGTGCTGGGCTCCCTGCTGCTCGCCTTTTTTCTTTACCGAGTGGCCTTCCGGATGGCCTACTTCCCCTTCGTCAATCTGGCGGCCCTTGTCCTGCTGAGCAGCGTCTGCGCCAACCACACCCTCATCTTCTTCGACCTCTGGCGCCTCAGCAAGAGCCAGCTGCCCTCCGGGGGGCTGGCGCAGCGTGTGGGCCGCACCATGCACCACTTCGGCTACCTGCTGCTCGTCTCGGGCCTCACCACGGGCGCGGCTTTCTACGCCAGCTACCTGAGCCGCCTCCCCGCCATCCGCTGCTTCGCGCTCTACATGGGCACGGCTGTGCTGGCGCACCTGGCGCTCACGCTGGCCTGGCTGCCCTCCTCCGCGGTGCTCCACGAGCGCTACCTAGCGCGCGGCTGTGCGGCCCGGGCGCGCGGCCCGTGGGGCGGCAGCGCGCCCCGGCGACTGGCGCTGGCGCTGCACCGGCGGCTCCGCGGGCTTCGGAGGGCGGCCGCCAGCACCTCGCGCCTGCTCTTCCAGCGCCTCCTGCCCTGCGGCGTCATCAAGTTCCGCTACATCTGGATCTGCTGGTTCGCCGCGCTGGCGGCGGGGGGCGCCTACATCGCCGGCGTCAGCCCCCGCCTGCGGCTGCCCACGCTGCCGCCGCCCCGCGGCCAGGTCTTCCGGCCCAGCCACCCCTTCGAACGCTTCGACGCCGAGTACCGTCAGCAGTTTCTGTTCGAGCGGCTGCCTCAGGGCGAGGGCGGCCACATGCCTGTGGTTTTGGTGTGGGGCATCCTGCCGGTGGACACTGGAGACCCCCTGGACCCTCGCAGCAACAGCTCTCTGGTGAGTGACCCTGCCTTCTCGGCCAGCAGTCCTGAGGCCCAGCGCTGGCTGCTGGCACTCTGCCAGGGAGCTCGGAATCAGAGCTTCTTTGGGGCCCAGCCAGAGGGCTGGCCCACACTGTGCTTCGTGGAGGCCCTCCGGCGCTGGATGGAGAGCCCCGGTTGCGCCCGCCTGGGGCCTGGCCTCTGCTGTGGCCACTCGGGCTTCCCCTGGGCCCCCCAGCTTTTCCTGCACTGCCTCAAGATGATGGCTCTGGAGCAAGGCCCCGAGAGCACCCGGGACCTGGGAGCCCGCTTCAATACCCAGGGCGGCCTGGCCGCCCTGGTCCTGCAGTTCCAGACCAACTTCCAGTATAGTCCAGACTACAGCCAGGCCCACCACTTCTACACTGAGGTCAGCTACTGGCTggcagcagagctgggcaggGCACCTCCCGGCCTGCGCCGGGGTTGGTTCACCAGCCGCCTGGAGCTGTACAGCCTGCAGCACAGCCTGAGCACCGAGCCTGCTGTGGTGCTGGGCCTGGCCCTGGCGCTGGCCTTTGCCACACTGCTGCTGGGCACCTGGAACGTTCCACTTAGCCTGTTCTCTGTGGCAGCCGTGGCAGGCACCGTGCTGCTCACGGTGGGGCTCCTGGTTCTACTCGAGTGGCAGCTCAACACTGCTGAggccctctttctctctgcctctgtgggcCTCTCGGTCGACTTCACCGTCAACTACTGCATCTCCTATCACCTGTGCCCACACCCTGACCGCCTGAGCCGCGTGGCCTTCTCGCTGCGCCAGACCAGCTGCGCCACGGCAGTGGGGGCTGCAGCTCTGTTTGCAGCCGGTGTGCTCATGTTGCCTGCCTCGGTGCTGCTCTATCGCAAGCTGGGCATCGTCCTCATGATGGTGAAGTGCGTCAGCTGCGGCTTCGCCAGCTTCTTCTTCCAATCCCTCTGCTGTTTCTTTGGACCAGAGAAGAACTGTGGGCAAATCCTCTGGCCTTGTGCCCACCTGCCGTGGGATGCCGGAACTGGGGAGCCTGGTGGGGAGAAGGCAGGCCGCCAACGACCAGGGCCAGTGGGAGGGGCGCCTGGGTCCTGCCCAGAGCAGTACGAGTTACAGCCCCTGGCACGACGCCGGAGTCCCAGCTTTGACACTAGTACAGCCACCAGCAAGCTGTCCCACCGGCCCTCAGTGCTCTCCGAGGATCTACAGCTGCATGACGGCCCCTGCTGCTCCCGGCTCCCACCAGCCCCTACCTCCCCAAGGGAGCTGTTCCTGGACCACCAGGCACTCTTCAGCCAGTGCCCAGCCCTGCAGACCTCCTCCCCCTATAAGCAGGCTGGCCCCAGCCCCAAAACCCGGGCCAGGCAGGACTCCCAAGGACAGAAGGCTGAGCCTGTGCAGGCATCACCGGAAGCCCCAGCCCGCTCCCCCAAGCCCAAGCCCCAGGTCGCAGAGCCTCCTGATTGCCTCTGCTCCTCAGCCAGCACCCTGGAGGGGCTCAGTGTCTCTGACGAGACCTGCCTAAGCACCTCTGAGCCCAGTGCCCGTGTGCCAGATTCCATGGGTGCCTCTCCAGAGGACCTGGATGAAACTGAGCAAACAGTACCTGAGCGGGGCCAGCTGAATGGGAAGCGTGACACGCTGTGGCTGGCGCTGAGGGAGACCGTGTACGATCCATCGCTGCCCGCCTCCCACCAGAGCAGCTCGTCCTGGAAGGGCCGTGGGGGGCCAGGGGATGGCAGCCCTGTGATGCTGCCCAACAGCCAGCCAGATCTGCCAGACGTTTGGGTGCGCAGGCCCAGCACCCACACTTCAGGCTACAGCAGCTGA
- the DISP2 gene encoding protein dispatched homolog 2 isoform X5 has protein sequence MDGGSGSGSNDPAPGPGPEGEQRPEGEPLAPDGSSPDRSQSKAVAPEASPERSCALHSCPLEDPSSSSGPPPATSTLHPVGPSSPLAPAHFTYPRAPQEYRGGSSLPGLGDRAALCSHGSSLSPSPAPSQHDGAWKPASVQHHVVSVRQVRAFQMPKSYSQLIAEWPVAVLLLCLAVILLCTLAGLLGGQLPDFSKPLLGFEPRDTDIGRKLVVWRALQSVTGPKKLLSLSPDLELNSSNPHTTLSPTPWSSAQEGMVRPWRMVEPLEARGQESFFCGPPEKSYAQLVFMSTSAGSLWNLHAIHSMCRMEQDQVRSHTSFGALCQRTAANECCPSWSLGNYVAVLSNRSSCLDTTQADAARTLALLRACALYYHRGALVPSCLGPGKDKPPRCAQVPTKCSRSSAVYQLLHFLLDRDFLSPQTADYQVPSLKYSLLFLPTPKGASMMGIYLDRLAVPWGLSDNYTSITGMDLGLKQELLRHYLAQDTVYPLLALAAIFLSIALYLRSLFLTLMVLLGVLGSLLLAFFLYRVAFRMAYFPFVNLAALVLLSSVCANHTLIFFDLWRLSKSQLPSGGLAQRVGRTMHHFGYLLLVSGLTTGAAFYASYLSRLPAIRCFALYMGTAVLAHLALTLAWLPSSAVLHERYLARGCAARARGPWGGSAPRRLALALHRRLRGLRRAAASTSRLLFQRLLPCGVIKFRYIWICWFAALAAGGAYIAGVSPRLRLPTLPPPRGQVFRPSHPFERFDAEYRQQFLFERLPQGEGGHMPVVLVWGILPVDTGDPLDPRSNSSLVSDPAFSASSPEAQRWLLALCQGARNQSFFGAQPEGWPTLCFVEALRRWMESPGCARLGPGLCCGHSGFPWAPQLFLHCLKMMALEQGPESTRDLGARFNTQGGLAALVLQFQTNFQYSPDYSQAHHFYTEVSYWLAAELGRAPPGLRRGWFTSRLELYSLQHSLSTEPAVVLGLALALAFATLLLGTWNVPLSLFSVAAVAGTVLLTVGLLVLLEWQLNTAEALFLSASVGLSVDFTVNYCISYHLCPHPDRLSRVAFSLRQTSCATAVGAAALFAAGVLMLPASVLLYRKLGIVLMMVKCVSCGFASFFFQSLCCFFGPEKNCGQILWPCAHLPWDAGTGEPGGEKAGRQRPGPVGGAPGSCPEQYELQPLARRRSPSFDTSTATSKLSHRPSVLSEDLQLHDGPCCSRLPPAPTSPRELFLDHQALFSQCPALQTSSPYKQAGPSPKTRARQDSQGQKAEPVQASPEAPARSPKPKPQVAEPPDCLCSSASTLEGLSVSDETCLSTSEPSARVPDSMGASPEDLDETEQTVPERGQLNGKRDTLWLALRETVYDPSLPASHQSSSSWKGRGGPGDGSPVMLPNSQPDLPDVWVRRPSTHTSGYSS, from the exons ATGGACGGCGGTAGCGGCAGCGGCAGCAACGATCCGGCTCCCGGCCCGGGTCCGGAAGGGGAGCAGCGGCCCGAGGGGGAGCCTTTGGCTCCAGACGGCAGCTCCCCGGACAG gtCCCAGAGCAAGGCTGTGGCCCCTGAGGCAAGCCCAGAGAGAAGCTGCGCCCTCCACAGCTGCCCCCTTGAGGACCCTTCCAGTTCCTCGGGACCCCCACCAGCAACTTCCACCCTCCATCCTGTGGGCCCATCCAGCCCCTTGGCCCCTGCCCACTTTACCTATCCCCGGGCACCACAGGAATACCGGGGGGGCAGCTCCCTTCCAGGGCTTGGGGACCGGGCAGCGCTGTGCTCCCATGGCTCCAGCCTcagcccttccccagccccctcaCAGCATGATGGGGCCTGGAAGCCAGCATCTGTGCAGCACCACGTGGTCAGCGTCAG GCAGGTACGGGCCTTCCAGATGCCAAAGAG cTATTCCCAGCTGATTGCTGAGTGGCCAGTGGCCGTGCTGCTGCTGTGTCTGGCTGTCATCCTCCTCTGCACCCTGGCTGGACTGCTGGGGGGCCAGCTACCCGATTTCTCCAAGCCCTTACTG gGCTTTGAGCCTCGGGACACGGATATTGGGCGCAAGCTAGTGGTCTGGAGAGCGCTGCAGTCCGTCACAGGCCCCAAGAAGCTGCTTTCCCTTTCTCCAGACCTTGAGCTGAACAG CTCAAACCCCCATACCACTCTGAGCCCCACACCCTGGAGCAGTGCCCAGGAGGGCATGGTCCGGCCTTGGAGGATGGTGGAGCCCCTGGAGGCCAGAGGGCAAGAGAGCTTCTTCTGTGGCCCCCCTG AGAAGAGCTATGCACAGCTGGTGTTCATGTCCACCTCAGCGGGCAGCCTGTGGAACCTGCACGCCATCCATTCCATGTGTCGCATGGAACAGGATCAG GTCCGCTCCCATACCAGCTTTGGGGCTCTGTGCCAGCGTACAGCAGCCAACGAGTGCTGCCCCAGTTGGTCCCTGGGCAACTATGTGGCCGTGCTCTCCAATCGCTCCTCCTGCCTGGACACTACTCAAGCCGACGCAGCCCGCACGCTGGCCCTGCTGCGGGCCTGTGCCCTCTACTATCACCGTGGTGCCCTGGTGCCCTCTTGTCTGGGACCCGGGAAGGACAAGCCCCCACGCTGTGCCCAGGTTCCCACCAAGTGCTCCCGGAGCAGTGCTGTCTACCAACTCCTGCACTTCCTGCTGGACAGGGACTTTCTGAGTCCCCAGACGGCTGACTACCAGGTGCCCTCCCTCAAGTACAGCCTGCTCTTCCTGCCCACCCCGAAGGGTGCCTCCATGATGGGCATCTACCTGGACCGCCTAGCCGTGCCCTGGGGGCTCTCCGACAACTACACGTCCATCACTGGCATGGACCTGGGCCTCAAGCAGGAGCTGCTGAGGCACTACCTGGCCCAGGATACGGTGTACCCCTTGCTGGCCCTGGCCGCCATCTTCCTCAGCATCGCCCTCTACCTGCGCTCCCTCTTCCTCACACTCATGGTGCTACTGGGGGTGCTGGGCTCCCTGCTGCTCGCCTTTTTTCTTTACCGAGTGGCCTTCCGGATGGCCTACTTCCCCTTCGTCAATCTGGCGGCCCTTGTCCTGCTGAGCAGCGTCTGCGCCAACCACACCCTCATCTTCTTCGACCTCTGGCGCCTCAGCAAGAGCCAGCTGCCCTCCGGGGGGCTGGCGCAGCGTGTGGGCCGCACCATGCACCACTTCGGCTACCTGCTGCTCGTCTCGGGCCTCACCACGGGCGCGGCTTTCTACGCCAGCTACCTGAGCCGCCTCCCCGCCATCCGCTGCTTCGCGCTCTACATGGGCACGGCTGTGCTGGCGCACCTGGCGCTCACGCTGGCCTGGCTGCCCTCCTCCGCGGTGCTCCACGAGCGCTACCTAGCGCGCGGCTGTGCGGCCCGGGCGCGCGGCCCGTGGGGCGGCAGCGCGCCCCGGCGACTGGCGCTGGCGCTGCACCGGCGGCTCCGCGGGCTTCGGAGGGCGGCCGCCAGCACCTCGCGCCTGCTCTTCCAGCGCCTCCTGCCCTGCGGCGTCATCAAGTTCCGCTACATCTGGATCTGCTGGTTCGCCGCGCTGGCGGCGGGGGGCGCCTACATCGCCGGCGTCAGCCCCCGCCTGCGGCTGCCCACGCTGCCGCCGCCCCGCGGCCAGGTCTTCCGGCCCAGCCACCCCTTCGAACGCTTCGACGCCGAGTACCGTCAGCAGTTTCTGTTCGAGCGGCTGCCTCAGGGCGAGGGCGGCCACATGCCTGTGGTTTTGGTGTGGGGCATCCTGCCGGTGGACACTGGAGACCCCCTGGACCCTCGCAGCAACAGCTCTCTGGTGAGTGACCCTGCCTTCTCGGCCAGCAGTCCTGAGGCCCAGCGCTGGCTGCTGGCACTCTGCCAGGGAGCTCGGAATCAGAGCTTCTTTGGGGCCCAGCCAGAGGGCTGGCCCACACTGTGCTTCGTGGAGGCCCTCCGGCGCTGGATGGAGAGCCCCGGTTGCGCCCGCCTGGGGCCTGGCCTCTGCTGTGGCCACTCGGGCTTCCCCTGGGCCCCCCAGCTTTTCCTGCACTGCCTCAAGATGATGGCTCTGGAGCAAGGCCCCGAGAGCACCCGGGACCTGGGAGCCCGCTTCAATACCCAGGGCGGCCTGGCCGCCCTGGTCCTGCAGTTCCAGACCAACTTCCAGTATAGTCCAGACTACAGCCAGGCCCACCACTTCTACACTGAGGTCAGCTACTGGCTggcagcagagctgggcaggGCACCTCCCGGCCTGCGCCGGGGTTGGTTCACCAGCCGCCTGGAGCTGTACAGCCTGCAGCACAGCCTGAGCACCGAGCCTGCTGTGGTGCTGGGCCTGGCCCTGGCGCTGGCCTTTGCCACACTGCTGCTGGGCACCTGGAACGTTCCACTTAGCCTGTTCTCTGTGGCAGCCGTGGCAGGCACCGTGCTGCTCACGGTGGGGCTCCTGGTTCTACTCGAGTGGCAGCTCAACACTGCTGAggccctctttctctctgcctctgtgggcCTCTCGGTCGACTTCACCGTCAACTACTGCATCTCCTATCACCTGTGCCCACACCCTGACCGCCTGAGCCGCGTGGCCTTCTCGCTGCGCCAGACCAGCTGCGCCACGGCAGTGGGGGCTGCAGCTCTGTTTGCAGCCGGTGTGCTCATGTTGCCTGCCTCGGTGCTGCTCTATCGCAAGCTGGGCATCGTCCTCATGATGGTGAAGTGCGTCAGCTGCGGCTTCGCCAGCTTCTTCTTCCAATCCCTCTGCTGTTTCTTTGGACCAGAGAAGAACTGTGGGCAAATCCTCTGGCCTTGTGCCCACCTGCCGTGGGATGCCGGAACTGGGGAGCCTGGTGGGGAGAAGGCAGGCCGCCAACGACCAGGGCCAGTGGGAGGGGCGCCTGGGTCCTGCCCAGAGCAGTACGAGTTACAGCCCCTGGCACGACGCCGGAGTCCCAGCTTTGACACTAGTACAGCCACCAGCAAGCTGTCCCACCGGCCCTCAGTGCTCTCCGAGGATCTACAGCTGCATGACGGCCCCTGCTGCTCCCGGCTCCCACCAGCCCCTACCTCCCCAAGGGAGCTGTTCCTGGACCACCAGGCACTCTTCAGCCAGTGCCCAGCCCTGCAGACCTCCTCCCCCTATAAGCAGGCTGGCCCCAGCCCCAAAACCCGGGCCAGGCAGGACTCCCAAGGACAGAAGGCTGAGCCTGTGCAGGCATCACCGGAAGCCCCAGCCCGCTCCCCCAAGCCCAAGCCCCAGGTCGCAGAGCCTCCTGATTGCCTCTGCTCCTCAGCCAGCACCCTGGAGGGGCTCAGTGTCTCTGACGAGACCTGCCTAAGCACCTCTGAGCCCAGTGCCCGTGTGCCAGATTCCATGGGTGCCTCTCCAGAGGACCTGGATGAAACTGAGCAAACAGTACCTGAGCGGGGCCAGCTGAATGGGAAGCGTGACACGCTGTGGCTGGCGCTGAGGGAGACCGTGTACGATCCATCGCTGCCCGCCTCCCACCAGAGCAGCTCGTCCTGGAAGGGCCGTGGGGGGCCAGGGGATGGCAGCCCTGTGATGCTGCCCAACAGCCAGCCAGATCTGCCAGACGTTTGGGTGCGCAGGCCCAGCACCCACACTTCAGGCTACAGCAGCTGA